The Pseudomonas allokribbensis genome has a window encoding:
- a CDS encoding TDT family transporter — MTCPNSAKPGIKPFSQLQHPREVIRQFTPNWFAATMGTGVLALALAQLPFAIPGLHAVAEGLWMFNILLFVLFTAAYAARWILFFDEARRIFGHSTVSMFFGTIPMGLATIINGFLLFGLPRWGDGVIHLAEVLWWLDVAMSLACGVLIPYMMFTRQEHSIDQMTAVWLLPVVAAEVAAASGGLLAPHLADAHSQLVVLATSYVLWAFSLPVAFSILTILLLRMALHKLPHENMAASSWLALGPIGTGALGMLLLGGDAPAIFAANGMPGIGEIASGLGLIAGITLWGFGLWWMLMALLITVRYLRDGIPFNLGWWGFTFPLGVYSLATLKLGSTLNLTFFSVAGCVLVTLLAVMWLIVGKRTLQGAWRGELFVSPCIAGLKK; from the coding sequence ATGACTTGCCCCAACAGTGCCAAACCCGGCATCAAGCCTTTCAGCCAGCTTCAGCATCCGCGTGAAGTGATCCGTCAATTCACACCGAACTGGTTCGCCGCGACCATGGGTACCGGCGTGCTGGCGTTGGCGCTGGCACAACTGCCTTTCGCCATCCCGGGGCTGCACGCCGTGGCCGAAGGGTTGTGGATGTTCAACATTCTGTTGTTCGTGCTGTTTACCGCTGCCTACGCCGCGCGCTGGATTCTGTTCTTCGACGAAGCGCGGCGGATCTTCGGCCACTCTACGGTTTCGATGTTCTTCGGCACCATTCCCATGGGCCTGGCGACCATCATCAACGGTTTTCTGTTGTTCGGCCTGCCGCGCTGGGGCGACGGTGTGATTCACCTCGCCGAAGTGCTGTGGTGGCTGGACGTGGCGATGTCGCTGGCCTGCGGTGTGCTGATTCCCTACATGATGTTCACCCGCCAGGAACACAGCATCGATCAGATGACCGCTGTCTGGCTGTTGCCGGTGGTGGCGGCAGAAGTGGCGGCAGCCAGCGGCGGACTGCTGGCGCCGCACCTGGCCGACGCGCACTCGCAACTGGTGGTGCTGGCGACGAGCTACGTGCTCTGGGCCTTTTCCTTACCCGTGGCGTTCAGCATTCTGACCATCCTGCTGTTGCGTATGGCCCTGCACAAACTGCCCCACGAAAACATGGCGGCTTCGAGCTGGCTCGCTCTGGGGCCGATCGGCACCGGTGCCTTGGGCATGCTGCTGCTGGGCGGTGATGCGCCGGCGATCTTCGCGGCCAATGGCATGCCGGGCATCGGTGAAATCGCTTCGGGCCTGGGCCTGATAGCCGGGATCACGCTCTGGGGCTTTGGCTTGTGGTGGATGTTGATGGCGCTGCTGATCACCGTGCGTTATCTGCGCGACGGCATCCCGTTCAACCTCGGCTGGTGGGGATTTACCTTCCCGTTGGGCGTGTATTCGCTGGCGACCCTGAAATTGGGCAGCACGTTGAACCTGACATTCTTCAGCGTGGCCGGTTGTGTGCTGGTGACGTTGCTGGCAGTGATGTGGCTGATCGTCGGCAAGCGCACGCTGCAAGGCGCATGGCGCGGCGAGCTGTTTGTTTCACCGTGCATTGCAGGTTTGAAGAAATAA